In Opitutaceae bacterium, the sequence TCTGGGGCACCTTGACCTTCTTGTCGTAGACGCGTATCTCGCCGCGATCGAACCACACGTTGCTCGTATCGTATTTCTCCTCGTTGCGATAGACGGTCATCAGGCCTTTCCTGCCGCTTTGGAGGAAGTGACTCTCGACGGCGTGATAGTCGATCGGGAGGTAACTGTCGCCATAGAGCACGTGGAACGCGTCACCCAGCTTGGGCAACGCCTGGATCAACGCTCCTCCTGTCCCGAGCAGCTTCGGGCCATCGAAGGAGTACTCAATCTTCACGCCCCACTTGGAGCCGTCGCCGTAGTCTTCGACAATGCGCTCACCGAGGTACCCGACACAGAGCACGAGCCGCGTGAGACCGGCTGCTTTCAGGAGCCGGATCTGATGGGAGAAAAACGGCTCCCCCGCCACCTCAACGAGCAGCTTGGGTACCTTTTCGGTGATGGGCCGGAGACGGGTGGCGAGGCCTCCTGCGAGGATCGCGACAGGGAGCGAGCTCATCTTCAGTTCTGGGCGACCACTTTGGTGCCTTCGAAATCGAAACGGAAGCGCACTTCCTGAAGGCCCTTCTCGCGCATCGCATGACGAAGCTTCTTCTTGTCGCCGGCGTAGAACATCAGGAAGCCGCCACCGCCCGCGCCTATCAGCTTCCCGCCGAGGGCGCCGTTCTGCATCGCGTAGTCGTACCAGTCGTTGATGTGTGCGTTGCTCATGCCGGAACTCCGGGCTTTCTTGCGCTGCCAGTGTACGTCCATCAGCCGGGCGAATTCCTCGAGGTCGCCGGTTTCGAGGCAGTCGAGGGACTTGTATCCGAGCTCCTTGGTGAAGTGCAGGTTGTCCAGCATTGAGCTGTCATTCTTTTTGGAGCGATCGTTCTGGTCCTTGAGGATCGACGAAGCGCTGCGCGAATAGCCGGTGAAGAAGAGGAGGAGGTTGTCCTCCAGGTTGAAGAGCGTCTCCTCGGAAATCTTGCAGGGACGGTACTCGACGCGTCCGTCCTTGTGGAAGGTGAAGGCGGTGATGCCCCCGATGGCGGCGATATACTGGTCCTGTTTGCCAATGGGTTCACCAAGCTTGTTGATCTCGATATCGCAGGCCTGCTCGGCAAGTTCGGATGGCGAAACGAGGTTTTTCTTCGACGCGTGGAGCGCCTTGAGAAGGGCAGTAGTGAAGCTGCCCGACGAGCCCAGGCCCGTTCCACCCGGGATGTCCGCCATCGACGTCAGCTCAAGATGCGGATCGGTTACCCCGGTCACCTCAAGGGCTTCGCGGACGATCGGGTGTTCTATCTCCGACACCTGCTTCACGCGCTCGAGCTTCGAGTACTTGATGATGATCTCTTCCTGGAAGGTGCGATGCTGCGTAATGTAGACGTACTTGTCTATCGCGGCAGCGACGAGGAAGCCCCCGTGCTCAGAATAGTAGGACGGTAGGTCCGTGCCGCCGCCTCCTAGTGAAACGCGCAAGGGGGAGCGTGTGATGATCATGTGGTGATGCGGTTTAAAGACACGAGTCGCTCACCGGGTAGCTACTCTCCCGGTAGATTTTTTCGACGATTTCCAAAGTACGAATGCTCTCCAGCAACCCTGGGCGCGGGGTGCGGCCCCACTGGATGTCCTCAATGAAGGCGCGCGTCTCAGCTGTCCAGGAGTCGTCGCCGCGGGGATACTCGAAAATCGAGGTGTCCGGCGGGCCCATTTCGGGGAGCATCTTGTAGAGTGAGATCCGCTCCACACCGTAGCTTCCTCCCAGGCCGTCGATTGCAATCTTTGCGTCCCTGCCATAGATCTCCAGGGAAAACAGGTTCTTCCACTCCGTGCAGCTCACGTGCAGCCATGCGGTTTGCTTGGAGGCGGTTCGGAGGCTGAGAAAGGCATTGTCGTCCACCTTCATGTCCCAGAAGGAGGTGGTGGCATGCCCCTCCACGGTCGGGAAGTCGCCGAGGAACCAACCCGCGAGGTCGATCAAATGCACGCCTTGGTCGATCAATTCGCCGCCTCCGGACAACTTCGGATCGGCCCGCCATTCCCGGTCATAGCCCTTGCGGCCACCGTGCCCGTAGCGCGCGCGCAGGAACATCAGGGGACCAAGAACTCCTTCATCGATCCACTTGCGTGCCTGTTGAAGCGCGGGATGGAAGCGGTGATTATAGCCGACGCGGACTTGCGAGCCGGTTTTCTCGGCGGCAGCGGAAACGGTCCTCAACTGGCTGGAATTCAAAGCGCCGGGCTTCTCGACCAGCACATGTTTGCCCGCCTTTACCGCCTCGTGGGCGATGGGTGCGAGCGCCGCATTGAGGGTCGCCACCACCACGGCATCGAGAGTGGGGTCGGCGAGGGCCTGCCGGTAGTCTGTCGTGGCCTGGCAGCCGGGAGCCAACCTGGCGAGATCGGCCGCCCGAGCGGAGTCGAGGTCGCAGGTGTACGCCACATTCGCCAGATTGCGCATGGCCAGCATTCGCTTTCGGCCAATCAGGCCACAACCGATGATTGCGAAGCGGAGGCGTTGGGGATCCGGGACCGACATGAAACTGTCAGACTCCACAGAATGCCCGCACTTGGGCAAGCGTTTTGAGAGGCGCGGGGCGGGGACAAAGAATTGCCAACCTAGTGGGGAATCTGTCGTGATGGAGGTTTCCATGCCCGACAACGCCTTCCAGATCCTTCGCTTCGTCCTCGTCGGCGGGACTGTCACCTGCGTGTTCATGGCGTTGAACCACCTGCTGCATCGGAGACTCGGGAGGAATGGCGCGTTTCTCATCGCATATCCCCCGTCCGTCGCGCTGCATTACGCGCTCAACAAACTCTGGACGTTCCAGGATCACCGCCCTACGACAGGGGAACAGGTGTGGCATTACCTCCTTTTGACCGCGGTGGCATTTGTGATCCAGTGGACAATGTATCAATTATTGACGCGCTTCACCCGGATGCCCGCCTGGATGGCAAGTGGCGCAGCGACGGTGGCGCAGATGGCGCTGGCATTTCTTGCCATGCGTGCGTGGGTATTTGCCACCGGGGGATGACCCGCGGCTCCGCGGCGCGATGCACCCCTCATCCGGCAGATGAATTCGCCATTGACGGTTACGCTGGAGTGCCAGGTGCTTGACTGCGGAGAAGCTTGGATGCCACCCAGACGCCGGCGAGCGCCCAGCCACACAGAGACGACCAATAGGCGACCTGCACCAGGGCTGAAGGCCGGTAGTTGAGTTCCACCACCGAGTCGCCTGCGGACAGCGGAATGGCGACTAGACCCTGTTGGCTCTTGCGGACCTCGCGGGGTTCCCCGTTCACCGTTGCTTTCCAGGCAGACTGCCACACGCGGGGTGTCTCAAGAAGAGCTGGTTCACGGGTGCTGACTGCCGCCCGGTACGGGACTAGAGATCGGACGCGGACCGGAAGGGAGTCGACTTCCACGCGGTGGAGCTCGTATGGCAGTTCCTCGAGTTTGAGTGGGACCGCGAAGAAGAGTGAGAAGATAAGCTCCTCGTCCGCGCCTTTGTTTGCTCGAAAGGGCAGGACTCGGCTGCTGGTAAGCGTCGATCCGAATGCTGCCGGTGGGAATCCCGATTGCGTGCCCATTCCGGAATCCGGCAGCGGGTAATCCAGCGTGGTGGAGGTCCGCTTCACGACGAGGTCGCCTATGACCCCAGTGGGCAGATCAAGTCTCATGGCGTAATGCTCGCCGCGCTTGAGGACGGGACCCGGGAAAAACGCAAAACCCCGATTGTCGCCGGCCGCCACCTTCAGCGCGCCGCGCTCCACGAGCGACGGGGGGGCCTGCCCATCGATCCTCGGGGCCGCCGCCTCCACGTTGGAAATGAGCACTTCCTCGGTGTCGGGGCGGAGCAGTCGGTTCTCCAGGACCGGATCCATGTATCCATGGCTGAAATACCGGGGGGTGCGCTCGAAGGCGGAGTACGAATAGCGGGTTAGAATCGCCTGGTCCTTGTGAAGCTGGGCTTCGGCCGAGGTTGCGGGAACGAGCGTGCGCGTGCTGGCGAGGAGAATCTGGTGTGCCTGCTGACCGGACCACGCAACGAATGGCAGAGCGAGCGCGACCACCAGCGGCGCTTTGGGGGAAACAAGACGACGCACGAGGAGGGCGCAAAGGACCACCGCTAGCACTGCGAGAAGCGGCACCACCCTCTGGTACGGCCAGATGTTTGTTAGGGAGCGGAACGCCTCCGGCATCACTCGCCAGAACGTCGGGGTGATCACCGGCACCGGGTAGATCGAGCATGCAAGCCCGACGGCAATCGCACAGAGTAGGCGCTCCTGCCATCGCCCGCGGAGGAGGAGGTAAACGAGCGCACCCACACCCAGGAGGAGCAGGGAGAAGCCGAGCTGGTAGGCCCCGTTCTGGACATTGGTTGCTTCGAGGATCCTAAAGCTATGCGGCGCATATATTTCGATCTGCTCCATAAAGGCGAGCGGTGGAGGGGAGATCCTTACCCGGTTGTCGATGGCTGAAATTGAGATGATGGGATAGAGACCCAGAAGCGCCGGAAGGCCCACGCGCGCGGCTGAGACACCCAAGTTGGCCGGGTTCCGGCGAGCCGCTGCCCCAGCCGCAAACACCAGGAACGAAAGTCCGGTTAGCCAGGCAGCGAGAGGTGCGTGGGCCCACCAGGCCGCTGCAAGCGAGAGTCCCCAGACCCATTGGTCGTCGCCCTTGGGGCCTTCGATCCACCTCATCCAGCTCAGCATCACCACCGGGGCGACGGTCATTGCCAGAGTCTGCATGTATTGGTCACCCAAATACAGAGGTGAGATCAGCGCCGGGCTCAGGATTGCAAGCACCGCCAGCAGCGCGCAGGCCGTCCGCGATCGGCCCCCCATTAACCGAATCAGGCATGCATAGAGGATCAAACCTTGGGCCAGAAGCGTACAGTGAAGCACGAGCTTCGTGACCTGAAGCGGGCTCAGAGACCTTCCTGTCATGCAATCAATCAGGCCACAAAGATGCTGAAGCGCCGGGGCGATGCGCAGCGGAAAAATGCCGCCGTTGAATGCGAATTCAGATTGGCCTACCCAAACGGGAAACGTGCCTTCCCTCGCTTGCTGCAGAAAATCTGCGATCATCACGGTGTACCAGTAAGCGTCGCCTGAGCCCACTTGGCCGCCCGCTCTCAGCGGCAGGGTCGCAAAAAGTCCGGCGGCAAGAATGCAAAGCCACCTCAGCCATTCGCTGGCTACCTCGGAGGGCCGGGTCGTTCTTCCCTCAAGGCGGAATCCTGCGACTGCGCCGATCAGACATCCGCCGAGACAAAACCCGAACTGGGCGCGAAACGGCGTGGTTGGCACAAGCCCGAGGGTGCCGCGACTCACCCACCACGCGAGCAGCGCTCCCGCGAGGGTTGAGCCGGCGAACGCGAGGGATGAGTGACGAATCTTCAACTGTCAGCCCCGCCTGACCAAACTCAAAAATTCATCATACTCACGGATGTAATCATCGGGATCGTAGGAATGTGAGGCGACCACCAAGAGAACGGCATCGCTCGAATACCGGTATTGAGTGCCCCAAACCATCGGTGCGAGGTGAAGGCCCACCGTCGGGCGATCCAGAAGAAAATCCTGTCTCTGTTTCCCGTCATCCGCGAGCACCCTGACCGATCCAGAAACGCAGACCAAAAGCTGGTGGCAGGTCCGGTGCGCGTGTTCGCCGCGAATTTCCTGGTTGGCGACGTTGTATACAAGGAATTGTCGCGCGGGCGTAAAGGGGACATCCTTGGGAAACTCTGCCACGGTCAGATCGCCGCGCATGTCGCGAATCTCCGGAAACTGGTGCCAGGTCGCCCCCGAAACCGAAGTGCTTTGAGGACCTCTGGCACCTGCCGGGACGGAGTAGGGAGCGCTTGCGCCGGCTTGGCTGCCACCGGTGTAGCCAATGATCCTCGCTGGATTGCCAACGACTATCGCATTG encodes:
- a CDS encoding nucleotidyltransferase family protein — its product is MSSLPVAILAGGLATRLRPITEKVPKLLVEVAGEPFFSHQIRLLKAAGLTRLVLCVGYLGERIVEDYGDGSKWGVKIEYSFDGPKLLGTGGALIQALPKLGDAFHVLYGDSYLPIDYHAVESHFLQSGRKGLMTVYRNEEKYDTSNVWFDRGEIRVYDKKVKVPQMQHIDYGLGVFRASAFDGFSRTEVVDLADVQKALVAKGELVGFEIHQRFYEIGSHAGLKELDDLLTSQKRSR
- a CDS encoding galactokinase — its product is MIITRSPLRVSLGGGGTDLPSYYSEHGGFLVAAAIDKYVYITQHRTFQEEIIIKYSKLERVKQVSEIEHPIVREALEVTGVTDPHLELTSMADIPGGTGLGSSGSFTTALLKALHASKKNLVSPSELAEQACDIEINKLGEPIGKQDQYIAAIGGITAFTFHKDGRVEYRPCKISEETLFNLEDNLLLFFTGYSRSASSILKDQNDRSKKNDSSMLDNLHFTKELGYKSLDCLETGDLEEFARLMDVHWQRKKARSSGMSNAHINDWYDYAMQNGALGGKLIGAGGGGFLMFYAGDKKKLRHAMREKGLQEVRFRFDFEGTKVVAQN
- a CDS encoding Gfo/Idh/MocA family oxidoreductase, which encodes MSVPDPQRLRFAIIGCGLIGRKRMLAMRNLANVAYTCDLDSARAADLARLAPGCQATTDYRQALADPTLDAVVVATLNAALAPIAHEAVKAGKHVLVEKPGALNSSQLRTVSAAAEKTGSQVRVGYNHRFHPALQQARKWIDEGVLGPLMFLRARYGHGGRKGYDREWRADPKLSGGGELIDQGVHLIDLAGWFLGDFPTVEGHATTSFWDMKVDDNAFLSLRTASKQTAWLHVSCTEWKNLFSLEIYGRDAKIAIDGLGGSYGVERISLYKMLPEMGPPDTSIFEYPRGDDSWTAETRAFIEDIQWGRTPRPGLLESIRTLEIVEKIYRESSYPVSDSCL
- a CDS encoding GtrA family protein: MPDNAFQILRFVLVGGTVTCVFMALNHLLHRRLGRNGAFLIAYPPSVALHYALNKLWTFQDHRPTTGEQVWHYLLLTAVAFVIQWTMYQLLTRFTRMPAWMASGAATVAQMALAFLAMRAWVFATGG
- a CDS encoding WxcM-like domain-containing protein, yielding MPHFAHPQALIEPGADIGDNTRVWAYVHILGKARIGADCNICDQVFIENDVIIGDRCTIKSGVQLWDGLRLGNDVFVGPNATFTNDPFPRSRVRVSEYPQTYVEEGSSIGANATILPGIKIGRGAMVGAGAVVTRNVPPNAIVVGNPARIIGYTGGSQAGASAPYSVPAGARGPQSTSVSGATWHQFPEIRDMRGDLTVAEFPKDVPFTPARQFLVYNVANQEIRGEHAHRTCHQLLVCVSGSVRVLADDGKQRQDFLLDRPTVGLHLAPMVWGTQYRYSSDAVLLVVASHSYDPDDYIREYDEFLSLVRRG